The segment TTACTAAAAAATTTAGATATTAAATTTGGTTTAGCCGGTGGAATCGGTGTAGAAAATTTAAAAGAAGCTATGAAGCTTAAACCAAATTTAATTGATATAAATAGTAAAATAGAAGATGAGTTTGGGTTTAAAGATAGCAAAAAGATATATAAAATTTTAAAAATAGTTAATTTAGGAGATTTAAGATGAATGCAAAAGCCTATTTTGGTAAATATGGTGGCCAATTTGTCCCTGAAACCGTGATGAGCGCATTAAATGAGCTGGAAGTTGCTTATGAAAAGATAGCTAGTAGCGATGAGTTTAAGGCTGAGTTAAATGAGCTTTTAAGAGATTATGTAGGCAGACCAAGCCCATTGTATCACGCCAAAAGGCTAAGTGAGCATTATGGGCATGATATCTATCTAAAAAGAGAAGATCTCAATCACACAGGAGCTCACAAGATCAATAACGCCCTAGCCCAAGCTTTGCTTGCCAAAAAAATGGGTAAAAAAAAGGTTTTAGCCGAAACAGGCGCTGGTCAGCACGGCGTGGCTACTGCGACTGCGGCGGCGCTTTTGGGTTTGGAGTGTGATGTTTATATGGGCGAATGCGATACCAAAAGACAGGCTCTAAATGTCTATAAAATGCAGCTTTTAGGGGCTAATGTAGTGCCTATTAGCGATGGACTTGGCACGCTTAAAGAGGCCACCACGGCAGCTATTCAAGCGTGGGTAAATGAGATAGAAACAAGATTTTATGTGATCGGTTCAGCTGTTGGGCCTCATCCATACCCAAAAATCGTTAGAGATTTCCAAAGTATAATCGGCACTGAAGCCAAAGCACAATTAGATGAAAAAGGGGTAAAAGCTGATTATATCATCGCTTGTGTTGGCGGTGGGAGTAATGCTATTGGGATATTTTCAGCTTTTTTAGATGATCCAAGTGTAAATATCATAGGCGTAGAAGCCGCTGGGCTTGGTATAGAGACTAAATACCACGCAGCGACTCTAACTAAGGGCGCTGATGGCATAATCCATGGGATGAAAACCATCGTTTTACAAGATGAATTTGGAATGATTTTGCCCGTTCATAGCATAAGTGCGGGGCTTGATTATCCAGGTGTTGGGCCCGAGCATGCGCATTTACAAGATATAGGTAGAGTGAGCTACTACGCTGTTAATGATGATGAGTGTATAAATGCCCTAAGACTTCTATCAAAATTAGAAGGGATAATACCAGCTATTGAGAGCTCTCACGCCCTAGCCTATTTAGATAAGCTCTGCCCAACCTTAGATAAACGATCAAATATTGTTGTCAATGTAAGTGGTAGGGGTGATAAGGATATGCATACTATAATGGAGTATAAAAAAGGAACAATCTATGGATAAAATATCAGCTGCTTTTAATGGTAAAAAGGCAAATATCGGATATATTTTAGCTGGATATCCAAGCTTAGAATATACAAAAGAGTTTTTGAATTTATTAGATGATAGTATCTTGGATTTAGTAGAAATAGGAATACCATATTCTGATCCATTAGCTGATGGAAAAGTAATCGCAAATGCCGCTTTTAAAGCGTGTGAAAATGGGGTAAATACAACAAAGGTATTTAATATGCTAAAAGAGGTAAAAACCAAAAAAGCCTTAGTATTTTTAGTCTATTATAATATCATCTTAACTTATGGTGAAGATAGATTTTTACAAGATAGCAAGGATTGTGGAATTAGCGGAATTTTAGTCCCTGATATGCCTTTTGAAGAGAGTAGTAAATTCGCCCAAAAATGCGAAGAATACGGCATCGCACTCATAAGATTAATCGCTCCTACAAGCACCAAAAGGTCAAAAGAGATATTAAACAAAGCTAATGGTTTTATCTATGCTGTAGGCTCTTTGGGTGTAACTGGCGGGGAACAAAGCTCAATTGATAGATTAAAAGATATGATTAAAACTATAAAAGACAACACCAATTTGCCTGTCGCCATAGGCTTTGGGGTCAAGAATGCTAGCGATGTCAAAAAGGTAAAAGAGT is part of the Campylobacter lanienae NCTC 13004 genome and harbors:
- the trpB gene encoding tryptophan synthase subunit beta yields the protein MNAKAYFGKYGGQFVPETVMSALNELEVAYEKIASSDEFKAELNELLRDYVGRPSPLYHAKRLSEHYGHDIYLKREDLNHTGAHKINNALAQALLAKKMGKKKVLAETGAGQHGVATATAAALLGLECDVYMGECDTKRQALNVYKMQLLGANVVPISDGLGTLKEATTAAIQAWVNEIETRFYVIGSAVGPHPYPKIVRDFQSIIGTEAKAQLDEKGVKADYIIACVGGGSNAIGIFSAFLDDPSVNIIGVEAAGLGIETKYHAATLTKGADGIIHGMKTIVLQDEFGMILPVHSISAGLDYPGVGPEHAHLQDIGRVSYYAVNDDECINALRLLSKLEGIIPAIESSHALAYLDKLCPTLDKRSNIVVNVSGRGDKDMHTIMEYKKGTIYG
- the trpA gene encoding tryptophan synthase subunit alpha gives rise to the protein MDKISAAFNGKKANIGYILAGYPSLEYTKEFLNLLDDSILDLVEIGIPYSDPLADGKVIANAAFKACENGVNTTKVFNMLKEVKTKKALVFLVYYNIILTYGEDRFLQDSKDCGISGILVPDMPFEESSKFAQKCEEYGIALIRLIAPTSTKRSKEILNKANGFIYAVGSLGVTGGEQSSIDRLKDMIKTIKDNTNLPVAIGFGVKNASDVKKVKEYADGAIIGTKIIEITSEFDPQTAHKKIKELFE